The DNA segment ctagaaagtttatgatatgggaatagatgacatgttccatgattttgcaaggcacgctggttaaggagatgggacgataatttagcggagaatccttttgacctgatttgtgggccgggatgaccctccccaccttccagtcgtccggtaaagttcctgtcgacagcgatagcagaaacagtaatgagagataaatggcagaaatgcgttttgtgtttttcagtacttttgagttcatttcgtccactccagcggctgacgaaagtttaattctgtcgataaggttttcgataccctgcgctgtgatttcgatgggagacattgctggcagtgttagagtaggcggagtgggcaatggtgaggcagtttcgtttgtgaaaacagatacaaacgcGCGATTAAATATTTCGGCACATTCAGTATCACTGGCATCCTCGCCTGCGGCATTCGTTAGAGCGATGATGCGAGTTGCTTGCGGATTTATTATTTCCCAAAACCTCCTGGGGTTATTCGTTAGGATTTTTGGTAGATCAGTTCGGAAAAATGCCTGTTTGGCGCAGCGAATTGCATTGTAATACGTGTCCTCGGCCTGATAGTACCTATCCCATGCATCTGCGTCTGGGCTCTGTTTCGCTGCACTATtaagtcgtttttttcttctttctaatctctTAAGGTTGTGTGAAAACCACGGTTTTTGGCGGTTTGCTCGAAAGCTGATAGAGGGAATAAATTtgtcagttcttcgatcttctttttgaaaatCGACCGGTGATGAAATGTGGATTGAAAATAAGGCAGGAATGCTTCTAGGTCGTTGTTGATTTCTTCGTAATTGCCTTTGTCGTACATACGGATGGTTTTCTTGAACGTTTGGCGGGATGTGGGGGAGAACTTGAATATGGCATGAATAACCTTATGATCACTGATTTCACGCAGGTAAGTAACCGATGATAAGCTTTCAGGGTTGTTGGTCAGTATTAAGTCCAGAATATTTGAAGATCCGTGAGCGACGCGTGTCGGTTCGAGCACCATTTGCGTCAGGTTAAAGTTTAAGCATACATCTACGAATTCTCTTGCTTCAGGGTTACCGGCGGTTAGTGGTCCTACGTTTTGCCAATCGATGCCagggtagttaaaatcgcctaagagAACAATTTGCGCACCAGGGTGTTTTTTAGTAATTTGGACTAGTGCATCGTTCAGGTTAAGCGCGAATCCTGGGTTGCTGTTGGGGGCCCTGTAGCAGACGCCAAGTAGAACTGTTTCCGGTGGAGCGCAACATTTTAACCACAATATTTCTAGATCTGAACTAATGTTAACATGAGAACAAGATATTTGGTTGTTAATGGCAATAAGAACACCTCCTCCGCGTGTGCCTTGACGATCATTGCGGTAAACATTGAAATTTGGCAATTCATCCAGAATTTCATTATCTGTCACGTCGCTtgtcagccacgtttcagttaagatTAATATGTTGCTGCCTGAAGATGACAGGAGATTAGACAGGGCTTCGCGCTTTGGAAGGAACTGCGTATATTGGTGTAGATTATGGAAAAAGAAAGATTAATTCGACGGGTAGCCTGTGGTTGCTTGCGCGCGATCCAACGGCGACATGATTCCTATGCGATTTCTTTCACGGTCTGTGTGTCTTGGTCAAACATATAACGTTTTGGTCCCATGTGCAGCGTTTTGTATCGAAGGGAAAAGGGTCCTGACTTGGTTCTGGCGAAAGCCACAAGGTGTTTTCGGGCATTTCGGACGGACCGAGAAAAATCTTCGCCGATACTGAAATCTGTATTTTTAAGCTTAGGGCCATTCGAAAGAATGACCCCTTTGGTTTTGAAAGCAGACAGCTTCACTATTATAGGTCTTTGGCGGTTTGGTTTTGAAAGCAGACAGCTTCACTATTATAGGTCTTTGGCGGTCAATGCTGTGACGGCCAAGGCGGTGTGCGCGCTCTATGTCTTTAGGGTCGATTACGGGGTTCAAGCTATCAAGGCAGTGCtggattattattttttctaattggTCATATGATTCTTTATCATTTGGGTCGGGAAGTCCATAGAATACTAGATTGTTTCTTCTTGAGCGGTTCTCAAGATCATCCAGACGTGTGTCTATCTCGGAAAGCTGGTGGGTCGTTCTAGCAGTGCTGGTTTGAAGTGTTTCGATTTCTGTTCGCAGGGTACTAATTACCTCAAATTGGGTTTCAATATTCGCAATTCGTTCGCTTAGGGCAGATATTGTTTTATCTGTTGTTACTAGTTGATTTTTCAGGCCTTGGACTTCAGAAATAAGTTTTCTCTGACCAGCGCTCAACTTTTGCAGTTCGGCCAAAACAGCATCAGTATTAGGTGGTCCCGGATTTGTTTCAACATCGCCCGATAGTAATAGTAAAGCACGAATCACATTGACACATTCAACAGCAAGGCAGAAGCAgcactgtgggctcggcagctgcaccagACAATAATTACTAGATTTCTTAGCAAAAAGAGTATATGGAACACcgacctgcatgacgaaggtaagcggattagcggtCCGCACAGTGGCACAGCCGCAAAGCCCACAGTGTGCCGAAGCTGGGTGTcgctgttttatagctgacgcaaACGGTGCTGTCGGTGACGATGGGGCCGCCGACGCCGCTTGTTTGGTTCAGTTTTCGAGTATTGAAACATATAAAGTGCAGCGGCGAGCAGTCCTGTCTggagcgcgccgacggtgctctgcggagcaagtcagcgccacctaacgttaggctctgggtttgagttatgcgtcccgtgtGCATGCGCGGCAAAAACAGGGGGATGCCTGCTCATCGGTTGTCTGTCGCAAACTCGCGGAGACATTGCGAACACGGTCCCACGCTTCGCTGCCCATGCCCACTCAAGCGGCAGCTAAACGACGCACTGGAGAACTGGGGATGTGCAAGGCAAAATGAGGCCATCGCATTCACGTCTCAACGAGTCGACTTGCTGCGTTTGTTTGCGTTTATTCAAAACCAGCGTCGCCAATAAGGCCATGTCCTTGCAAGAGCTCGCCGTGCGAAGCGGGCACGGCTGCAAACGATGGAACAATAGTGGCAGACAAGAATAAACAGCTGGTGCGCTCTAGGGCGTACGCATTTATTCGCTAGGAGCGATGATTTCTCTAcacacctctttctttttctgatgGCACCCTTTTATTcgtaacgatttttttttctttttacacaaGACGGGAAATTTTGGTCATCTTTGTCTTGAGTGTTTTAGTCATAAACGTGGCTAGTCCTACGCGACACAACAGCGacacaaaaattaaaaatgtGGCTATCGCTCTTACTCTACCCTCAACAaccccctatatatatatatatatatatatatatatatatatatatatatatatatatatatatatagaaagataaacgtatttggttgctagaggcaaaatgcaaagttgaaaacgcttcatttagccatagatttattttcagtcaacgtttcggacagagcctgtcctttctcaataCTGCGGTTACAgggatcttcttcctcttcttaaagaggctgtgaagggggctctaataaagtttcgGCATACCTGGGATGTTAATAGATgccacttcacgaatagtgtccagcaaggattttttaaatgcgctttgtggaagctgagttatctgtagttaaaattgaacttcagcgtcttcgagcctttccctgtcctctcgtcattttttgaacgctggaaggtaggcgctccttcgccgacccccctccgggagcggagctttctggcccgccggagctaagtggcttattggccgcggccacggtagctgcctgacgtctgaaagaatctaaccaacggctacctctcaccttgtctacgtaGATGAGGGGGACGGAGGAGGaggcgagcatgaaaaagtcgccggcaAGGGCTCGcaaactttgacgcgtgattgtgggtcatctgctgcgtgtagaagagtattatttggctctggttttcatggcaacacagtgcagtgattaagtgagttaatgtgctctcctcggaagaagTTGGCACtagcacacatgtacgacacatgaacaaaataaacaaacgaaggcaaagaatactagaaaagagagagagagagaaaggtaaaaaaggggaacaaataaaaaaaaacgcgctgtcccccgccgcccaccccgcagccacggggagccgacccgggacgagaaaaaaagaaagaaaaacaagaagctGGAGGGGATAATGTCCACCTCTCAAGgcagcagagcggcggcgagtaaggtgcacaggaacagAGGGTGGCGGGATCACCCAACACACAAAAAttagagacgcgtgcactcgcgtctctcagccataaagagtaaacaaataaacagaataaaatgcagaaaaggccggagcttccgtcatctggaaccacttcggcagccagagccaagggcgaatcagcggcgccgtgagcttaactagacacacgcgcactgtgcatgaaaacacccagacacacaatggtaaaacatccgagctcgtGCCAGTGTCTTGTGGGGGCAAAATGACAATGGCGAGAGCATTTAAGCAAGTAAGGTGCACAGAGACAGagggtggcggaattgtccaacataaaaattagagatgcgttcACTCGCGTGCCctggccagaaagagtaaacaaataaacagaataaaatgcagacaggacaggagacttccatCATCtcgaaccatttcggcagcccgagtcaaggcagaatcagcggcgccgtgagattaactacacacacgtgcactgtgcctgaaaacacccagacacacacaaaagaaaaaaaacaaaacaaaaaagaagtggCAAAAATCCGAattcgggcaagtgtcgtgtgggaggtaaatgtgaatggcgggagcatttaagcgagggtTCATAAATTGCACCCCACTCGGCAAGgtggtcgaactgggaagataggggtgggatggggtgggggatgaagaaatttgtgtgagcttgaaaaaggtgtcgctggcaagaaacgaccgaggtatgtcaagctggctctcgtaatgccagcaacggccctgcaaggggcggatggaggacaacaCACCTGGACTTTGATTAATGCGTGAGGAATTGTTCcatatttgtaaataaagtacgactcgcgttgttctctttcccggtgttgtggaacccaccctgtaggactgttaacttagttgcatcaaatgggtggtttcgctcattaatgtgttttgacaagggaaggttgggtagtgATAAGATAttcgcgcggtggttattaaagcgaattcgtagagggttgacgatctgtccaatgtactgcatactgcacacactgcattctaggaggtatattacgttgcaggaatcacaatcaaagttgccattaatttcctatttgaagcctgaagctttgcttactgcacagcttgatgtttgtatgtgtttgcagacctggcatctacttttttcacaaggccggcaccccaaaaccgtctggttatttgtttttgagcgTCCTAGAATATTTTGaattttttggtcgtctgtagaccgcGTGAGGggcagcagtgaaaattttggtgaggcgttcactttgttcgagaatgttgaaatgttttctcaggattttgtttacgttaggcggttTACTGGTGAatgtaagtacgagatttgcccggtgatcTGTTTCTTCGTTGTAGCGACGTTCCTCCAgcatttgctctcggttgagtttagatgccttttcaatggcatcgtcgacaatggccggggggtatcgttgcttaatgaggacttctcacTTGCGTTTGGtatttttttacgaagtcctcgccttgggaacatattcttttaaatcgatgtgcctgagagtatgggatgcttgttttagagtgacgaggatggcagctttggaagtgtaggtattgttggtggtccgtcggttttctatatacaccggtggtaagtgagccttcgtttaccgaaatctcaacatctagaaagttaattgtggtgttggagtacgtgtaagtgaaagatatgttggggtggacgagtttgaagttttcaataaaacttatgagttcttgctctgtgtcagtatatattaaaaagatctcatccaagtagcgtttgtatagggtgggcataatggggcaatctttcagaaatttggattcagtactatgcatgaagatattggcgtaggtgggtgcGATCCTTGTACCCATCCTTGTACtatttaactattacagttacgCGCCTATAGTTGCAATTATACATAGATTTGCAGCTCACCGTTACTAAGAGCCACATCATTTTCTGGATTTTAGAAAATGCGATTTCTCTCGGTGCTGTGGCTCAACCAATTTTGGCCGTCACGCGCGTGATTCAAATATCACTTGTCTTTGGAGCGCGCATTGCAACGCTCACCACTTTACGGTCCCTCCGTCACGCTGACGTCAGGCGAAATGAAGCAGAAAGTGGATAATAGATTCTTGTAGAATACTGCCTCTGGCCCCTGTTAAAGTCTGTGGCGCTTACATCTTGAGCTAAGATACATTTGTATTTTCTATTATGATCAGTGACGGCAGGAACAGTAAATAAAACAAGGTTGCAAATAATCCTTTATTAGAAAGACATATTAATTCACACAGCGGTTACGCGGATAGCCGTTTTGCAAGCAGCGTCGCAAACAGTTATGATAGTACTAATAAGTAGTTAGGGAAACGTTACTGGACAAATGTCGAATTTTACTAGCTTCCTCTTACGATTTCAGTAAAGAGAGAGCAAGCAATAGCAGGCAGTCAGGATTAGTGAGATGTTGAGAGTTGCTTTTTGTTACACTCTATATATGTCGCCACTATAGTGGGGCTTTGTCGAAACGTCGGGTAAATTTGCGCAATGCTACCTCTCTTCGAGCCTCTTCGTCGGCGACTGCCCAGCGGCACGTTCACGTAGTGAAGTCTCGATGTGACGCGATGAGACAGAAGCCAGAGCAAGCCCTCGCTGCGAGGGGCACATATGTGATTACATTGAAAATACGGGGCCCTGTGAGAGTCACCGCTTTTTATCACTTGTCATACAGTAAAGTTTGGTTGCCTACATGCTGATGCAATGCTGCCTCACGTTGCTGCGCGCAGCTCATCGCAGCTGGCGTCGGCGGGCGGTAAAAGGACCGGCCCGCAAAGGCGGCCTTGTAGGCGGCGGCTGCGCTGTCGGAAAGAGCCGGCGCAGTAGCTCGTGCAGGCTGAGCGTGTTGTTGAGTATCTGCTGTTGGAAAACGGTCTGCTGGGTACTCGCGTCACCGCTGCCCAAGAAAGGCGAGAAGGGCGCGCCAACTCTGTCGCCGGTCGCCAATGGTGGGCCCAGAGCCAGCTGCAAGAAAGACAAAAggagggtttttttttctttccggtaGTACGGCAGTGGTTCAAGCTTAAGATCGTACATATGTCACTTAGTTTCCGACTCTGCGCACAAGAGGAAAAAAGGTGGTggggaaagggaggggggggggcgtggcAGCAACCAGTAAAAGGAAGTACGCGAACTATCGCAAATGTCACATTACACTTATCCCTCCTGCAGTGGTCTGAAAGAAGGCACGCACGTCTTCGGCATCGGGCAGTGACAGCACGCATGAACTGATGGACGAGTTGGTTTTGTACTATGGTCGAACAGCGCAACGGTACACGAacgtgatgatgacgatgatgatgataatgtcctcagtagaagagaagaaaggacgcaACACTTCGGCTCCTCTTCTCTctctgtgtgctgttgcgctgttcgACTATCACATTAAAAGGATGGTTTGGTTTCTTTGTGTTTAACGTCcagaagcgactcaggctatgagagacgccgtagtgaaatgctccggaaatttcgaccacctggggttctttaacgtgcactgacattgcacagtacacggacctctagaatttcacctccatcgaaattcgaccgctgcagtCGGAATAGAACCCGCGTttatcgggccagcagccgagcgctataaccactcagccaccgcggcggcacattAAAAGGAGTATAGACGCCAAATTTTCGgatgcctgttttcttctttgcaatgaCGCGTTcgacattagtatatatggattACAACGTCGCATTCgcgtacgaccgctaaatagtttgatttttttctctcctgctgtttcgatttcagcttcatcagccgaatgatggcttTGATGTCAAAGTTTAGTATAAGTCACGTGAGGCATTAAAAACTCATATAATTCCTTCTTCGTCGTTAATTCACTGCAACTCAGATGTCAACCAGCTTCTTGAGTCAGAATGACAAATAATGAAGAGgaagcgattatatcgcagtttttatgcctcacgtgacctgtgcTAAACTTTGGCATCACAACCCCTctttggctgttgaaaccaaaatagcatgagaaaaaaaaacaattacagtttaacgtaaacagtcgtgtaagggccacaccttCATTTTTACAGATTTGGACGGGATGCGGTCCTTACACGAAAGCGGCATTGTTACGCTAAGTTTTTCGCAACACAGCGGGGCCtatacgagttttttttttcgaagtaagCCAAATTCAGGAGCCGAAACTAAGTCAAATTATACTGTAATACCAAGCAAATTCATACAGGTGCCCGAAGCGCCTAGAAAACCTGTACGCAAATACTGTTTCGAATAAAAAAGTGAGCCAGATCCTGGTGATGTACGGATAAAAATGTCAGCTTGAGCATCAGTCTGGACTGTTTTGAGCGTGCTTTTTATGCCTTCTCCAGCGTTACTTCACGGCTGACTACCTGGGATTACGAGATCGGTAGCAGACACACAGAAGACACAGAAGACCACAAGGAAAGGATCACTAGCTGGTCGCCGAGGAAGTAAGAATGCGCCCCTGCTATTTTGAACTTTAAAGTGTTTAGTTAGGCTAGTTGCTATTGTCTTGCTAAATTCCCTGTTACTAGCGAAATAGCAGATGCAGGCAGGAAACTATAGGACCAGCGGTTTTCCAGTCATTCTGTGTCCTGTCTGCGTTAGCTCTACTTCCCTATAATAACGAATTTAGAATTCTACGTTTAAATATCATAACTTCTATATCccatacattctagcaagtttaTTTTTCCGCTACCGAAGTGAAAACATAAGAAAAGGAGGCTGTCATGTCAGCTCTTGAGAGGGAAGACTGCCATATTCGTAGTTACATGCTTGTGTTGGTGAAGCGCTGTAGCGCCCATGATTGATAGGACTTGGGACGTTTCGCTGGCAGTTCGAAATGGCCCGTGGCGTGAACCTGCAGCCGTAGGTTCAAGGCGGCTGCCGCGTCGCCTGCTTTTCTTCTCACTTAACTGTATATAACATTGCAGAAATCAAGCATACTTACTGTCATATTATTATGACGTTGGATTACTGTGCTCCCGATAGCATCCGACGGAAAATGCCATGGTAAACGCAGTTCCTCTTTGCCGACTTGCCTTAGCATTATAGTCCTCTTTcggtctgtgtgcgtgcgtgcgtgcgtttgtgtgcgtgcgtgcgtgtgtgtgtgtgtgcgtgcgcgtgtgtgcgtgtgcgcgcgcgtgtgtgtgtgtgcgtgcgtgcgtgcgtgtgtgtgtttggtttggtttatggtttatgggggtttatcgtcccaaagcgactcaggctatgagagacgctgtagtgaagggctccggaaatttcgaccacctggggttctttaacgtgcactgacatcgcacagtacaggggcctctagaatttcgccttcatcgaaattcaaccgccgcggccgggatcgaagccgcgtctttctggccagcagccgagcgccgtaaccactcagacaccgcggcggcttgcgtgcgtgtgcgtgtgcgtgcgcgcgtgtgtgtgtgagcgcgCGTGGCGTCCAGCGCACCTAGCGGAGATCGGGGCACATTCCGGGCCTTAAAGGTGTCTCCTCCGGACCACCCTGCGCAAAATGCACCTCCCATATACAAGCTTCCACCCACCCTCCTCCGCTCTCCAGGAGCTTCCACCCAACAGATGCCCGAAAATCAGCCCGAAAAAGGATGAATGGATTATaaagtttaacgtcctaaagcgactcaggatatgagggacgccgcagggaagagctctggaaattttgaccaaccGCACAGTGActagcctctagaatttcgcgttcatcgaaatgccaccgccgcggccgggatcgcgaAAACGACGGTGAAATCAAATTAATAGACGCTATGGGAAGGCGATCAATGCAAAAGCGAAATGCAGCACCAATACTCCTAACGCAGATTTGTTGCATCACATCATATGATCGTCAgtgcattttttaaaataaatttccGGCTGCCATGTTGGGCGGGAGTAGTCTGCACACAATCGCGACCCTTACTCGAGTGTATACAAAATATATTCAGCGGTCGTATAGACAATTGCCACGTACGTGGTGATCCATGTGTACTAACGTCTTACGCGTCagtagaaagaagaaaaaatgcaaccaaaatttggtgtctactaTCAATAAGAAAAACCAAAAACTATAGAGAGAGAAACAAAATGCTTATTTTTGTGCGCAAAGGGTATGAGGCTATCGTGCTTCTGGTGAATCCAACCCATCGCGGCCCTGTTAAGCTACCGATTCCCCAGAGTGTGTTGCAGTGCAACAGGAGAGCGATACATACGTGCCATTCGGGTTGGCGGTGATGGGGAGGTTGAGCTGACAGTAGGCGGGTTACTAGGAGCTGTACAGCGAGTGTTGTCAGAATAGGCTTTTACAATAAGGGTGACCACGTGTGCAAGAGATGTGAAATAAGCGTGTCTGTTTTTGCCGTTCAAGACAAGCGTCCGTGCTTGACAGGAGGTCTGAAGAAAAAGATAAATTTTGAGTGAACGGAGCTCAAGAAACATGCCCTGTCCTAATAAAAGTTTAATTCAGTTTAAGTTGATTAGACATCTGGGGTGGTATTCTGCGGATGTCACCTTTTTAGACGTGTCTACTTCGGTCTGCGCCGATTGGCCCGAGCCCATGACTTCTAAGGCTCCAGCCAATCGACGCGGACGTGTAGACGTATCTAAAAAGTCGACATCCAcagaatacccccccccccctcctttccacTGAAGGCCACGGTGTTCAATGGAAACTATAGCAAAGCTTTCAAAAAGGATAGGCTCAAGCTGCATTGTTAGCGGCTGCCTCGTATGCTAGATAGTATTCTCTATTTTTACCCTCAATAATAAAAGTAGTAGTTAGGAATACTTGGGTAGCCAACCaaaacacccttctggttaacatccctgccttccctcttcgTATTTATCTCTCTATGTCTAGGATTAAATAAAATCTCAACCATCAGAAAAAAGCGTTAAGTTCCATGCATAAACTTAATAATTAAGCCAATCCTCGATGGAGACGTGTTTTAAGGGCAGAGTCGAGTCTCTCCGGGCACAGGGGAAAAATAAACTCTCGAAGCAATCTGTGCTGAAAAAAACTACGGGGACACTTTGGGGGCCTAAAGGGTGCATGGCGAAAGCCGCCTTGAATACTGTGTCATCTCGATTGCCTGTTGCTATACACAACTGTGCGTGCGCCGCGCGTCACAGATGCCACTGGGGCGAGCGACGCGCCTGACGTCACTGCTGGGGGTGCAAGGAGGATGCGGGCCGTTGAGGGGGAGGGTAGCAGCTGGCACTGCGCCAAGATGAGCCGGACGGACAACGTCACCACGAGTATGAGCGcttaaagactttcgccttaatagactctttacagcgccgtatcatgggggctgccatctttgatcacgtgattaCGCGCaattacacgcctcctgactgctcggcgcgcACTTGTCGCGACGGCTGCTGCGTCTGATGGTTCTGTCCCGACAGGAAGTGTTTAAGTTTATACTGTTGTAAAGGAGTGAGAAGACGACAGTACGGTTCGGCCAAAGCTTAGGAGGACATGTTAGAACCCTAATTTAATCACTTGAGGCGTGAAAACGTGAGCGGGCTTTATGTCGCGGACAGCCGCTCAGCTCTCCTTCTTCGAGCCAATGGGTGGATTACCTGAATGCCTGTTTTTGCATCCGCTAAATGATTTTCTGAATGTTTTTTACTGTTATTATCTAAAACGACAAGGTGTAATGctcctgcggcagcgcaggtcgttgatGCGTAgtgtgtacatgcatgcagacaccgctctaaaacgctcacatGCGCATCGTACGAATTTGTTTACAACCTATTCTgtgcttaggaaacctaaaaTATTGTGTActggtttgttaaacacagaaaggcgacataaat comes from the Amblyomma americanum isolate KBUSLIRL-KWMA chromosome 1, ASM5285725v1, whole genome shotgun sequence genome and includes:
- the LOC144116193 gene encoding uncharacterized protein LOC144116193 produces the protein MQVGVPYTLFAKKSSNYCLVQLPSPQCCFCLAVECVNVIRALLLLSGDVETNPGPPNTDAVLAELQKLSAGQRKLISEVQGLKNQLVTTDKTISALSERIANIETQFEVISTLRTEIETLQTSTARTTHQLSEIDTRLDDLENRSRRNNLVFYGLPDPNDKESYDQLEKIIIQHCLDSLNPVIDPKDIERAHRLGRHSIDRQRPIIVKLSAFKTKPPKTYNSEAVCFQNQRGHSFEWP
- the LOC144095949 gene encoding uncharacterized protein LOC144095949, translated to MKFAHRLFTLAILVTVPRAWTQAQDPVPRPAAGDDWLRYLRPQADLSRTALDGYQRSLRDLEAFVSQQSATKLALGPPLATGDRVGAPFSPFLGSGDASTQQTVFQQQILNNTLSLHELLRRLFPTAQPPPTRPPLRAGPFTARRRQLR